A region of [Bacteroides] pectinophilus DNA encodes the following proteins:
- a CDS encoding GntR family transcriptional regulator has product MIIELDMSSDIPIYVQLRNQIVKGIGKGELKADEKLPTVRQLAADAGVNTMTVSKAYQILKNEGFIRTDRRLGAFVADNIDMNKDFCEKLEAELELLSAEACITGMDKETFLNMCS; this is encoded by the coding sequence ATGATAATTGAACTAGATATGTCCAGTGATATCCCGATATATGTGCAGCTACGCAACCAGATTGTAAAGGGTATCGGAAAGGGTGAGCTGAAAGCTGACGAGAAGCTGCCAACCGTAAGACAGCTTGCTGCAGATGCAGGAGTCAATACAATGACAGTCAGCAAAGCCTACCAGATTCTTAAAAACGAAGGTTTTATACGCACTGACAGACGGCTTGGTGCATTTGTTGCAGACAATATAGATATGAATAAAGATTTTTGTGAGAAGCTTGAAGCAGAGCTTGAGTTGCTGTCCGCAGAAGCATGCATAACAGGTATGGATAAAGAGACATTTTTAAATATGTGCAGTTAA
- a CDS encoding PH domain-containing protein → MSYRYHIAIIIAEIACFLPFISRRAYGYFETIAIFFVCSLLISAVSWLMHIYVNHNERTVYSENSELNRIVNRTVKCYKGASMLVLSASNAAAWIYAAIAVLISRRLTGTTVCVYILIELFAAFAFIPILIAGIRRKSELLSANPAPIYVDDDEYWKSGFYYNPDDPHMLVPNRLQSGNYAFNYANRGARIITAGLTVFIAASFIFTIAVLVPFVNVKVDIRTDNSRLHVDAAGYSSDIDMNSITDVQILNELPDDGFSKINGGATDTYLVGRFKGNTYGYCNLYIYTGHTPVLMVKTDGETVFFNSDVDGKLQEIYDELLHNMQSSSQFR, encoded by the coding sequence TTGAGCTACCGGTACCATATCGCAATAATAATAGCTGAAATTGCATGCTTTTTACCGTTTATCAGCAGGCGTGCCTATGGTTATTTTGAGACGATAGCAATATTCTTCGTCTGCTCATTACTCATATCTGCCGTATCATGGCTGATGCATATATATGTCAATCACAATGAACGCACAGTTTACAGCGAAAATAGTGAATTAAACCGGATTGTGAACAGGACAGTCAAGTGCTACAAAGGTGCATCAATGCTGGTGCTGAGTGCATCCAATGCAGCCGCATGGATATACGCCGCAATCGCCGTATTAATCAGCAGACGTCTTACAGGCACAACTGTATGTGTTTATATATTGATTGAATTATTTGCTGCATTTGCATTTATCCCAATACTTATCGCGGGTATACGCAGAAAAAGTGAATTACTTTCCGCCAACCCTGCTCCTATATATGTTGATGATGATGAATATTGGAAAAGCGGTTTTTATTATAATCCGGATGACCCACACATGTTAGTGCCTAACAGACTGCAAAGCGGCAATTATGCTTTTAACTACGCCAACAGGGGCGCACGCATAATTACCGCAGGTCTTACAGTATTTATCGCAGCATCATTTATATTTACAATTGCTGTCCTTGTTCCGTTTGTTAACGTAAAAGTTGATATAAGGACAGACAATAGCCGCCTTCACGTTGATGCCGCCGGCTATTCCTCCGACATAGACATGAACAGTATAACTGATGTACAGATTCTTAACGAACTTCCCGATGACGGATTTTCCAAGATAAACGGCGGTGCAACAGATACATATCTTGTAGGCCGCTTTAAAGGAAATACCTACGGCTACTGCAATCTGTACATATATACCGGACATACGCCGGTTCTCATGGTTAAGACGGACGGCGAAACAGTATTTTTCAACTCAGACGTTGACGGGAAGCTTCAGGAAATATATGATGAACTATTACATAATATGCAATCATCATCGCAATTCCGGTAA
- a CDS encoding MATE family efflux transporter — protein sequence MAVMNSKKMDMTQGSLWDKILIFAIPLAASSILQQLFNSVDTAVVGRFASSQALAAVGSNSSLISLMINLFIGISLGSNVVIAHYIGQKSEDNIHAAVHTAILVAIISGFFVMILGQFIARPVLLLMGTPEDVIELAVLYLRIYLIGMPFIMLYDFGSSILRSMGDSKRPLYSLIAAGIINTALNLVLVIVFGLGVAGVAIATVISNVVSSGIVIYVLTHEAAPIKLDLRKLSISGGELKKILSIGLPAGIQGMMFSIANVCIQSTINSFGSSAIAGSAASLNFEFFAYFLVNAFAQATVTFTSQNYGAGEYGRCRKIFRIAMIFSFISCGALSAVFVAGRGMFLRLYSTDPAVLEFAAQRLLIATTLECLTSVYEISAGAMRGLGHSLLPAIITFIGSCVLRLVWISTACRIVHEFWMLLIIYPISWVVTGIAMMIAYYVIVHHIFPEASRQRLS from the coding sequence ATGGCTGTGATGAATAGTAAGAAGATGGATATGACACAGGGGTCATTGTGGGACAAGATACTTATATTTGCAATACCGCTTGCAGCCAGCAGCATACTTCAACAGCTTTTTAATTCTGTAGATACTGCGGTGGTCGGAAGATTTGCAAGCAGTCAGGCGCTTGCAGCAGTTGGAAGCAACAGTTCGCTTATATCGCTGATGATTAATCTTTTTATCGGTATATCACTTGGCTCTAATGTTGTTATTGCACATTATATAGGGCAGAAGTCGGAAGATAATATACATGCGGCGGTACATACGGCAATTCTTGTTGCGATAATAAGTGGATTTTTTGTAATGATTCTTGGACAGTTCATTGCAAGACCGGTACTGCTTCTTATGGGAACACCAGAAGATGTAATAGAGCTGGCAGTTCTTTATCTGAGGATATATCTCATTGGGATGCCGTTTATAATGCTGTATGACTTTGGCTCATCAATCCTTAGAAGTATGGGGGACAGCAAAAGACCGCTGTACAGTCTTATTGCAGCCGGAATAATTAACACGGCGCTTAATCTTGTGCTTGTTATAGTATTTGGACTCGGAGTTGCCGGTGTTGCGATTGCAACAGTAATATCCAATGTTGTAAGTTCGGGAATAGTTATATATGTGCTTACACATGAAGCAGCACCGATAAAGCTTGATCTGCGCAAGCTTTCGATAAGCGGCGGGGAGTTAAAGAAAATTCTGTCAATAGGTTTGCCGGCAGGAATTCAGGGAATGATGTTCTCTATTGCCAATGTGTGTATACAGAGTACGATTAACAGCTTTGGTTCAAGTGCAATTGCAGGCTCCGCTGCTTCACTTAATTTTGAATTTTTTGCGTATTTTCTTGTAAATGCATTTGCACAGGCTACGGTAACATTTACAAGCCAGAACTACGGTGCCGGAGAATACGGAAGATGCCGTAAGATATTCAGAATAGCGATGATATTCTCTTTTATATCATGTGGAGCATTGTCTGCTGTATTCGTTGCCGGAAGAGGAATGTTTCTGAGACTGTATTCAACAGACCCTGCAGTGCTCGAATTTGCAGCACAGAGGCTGCTTATTGCAACAACACTTGAATGCCTGACATCAGTATATGAGATAAGTGCCGGTGCAATGAGAGGGCTTGGCCATTCACTGCTCCCGGCAATTATAACATTTATTGGGTCATGCGTATTAAGACTTGTATGGATATCAACGGCATGCCGTATTGTCCATGAATTCTGGATGTTATTAATAATATATCCTATATCATGGGTTGTTACCGGAATTGCGATGATGATTGCATATTATGTAATAGTTCATCATATATTTCCTGAAGCTTCCCGTCAACGTCTGAGTTGA
- a CDS encoding FKBP-type peptidyl-prolyl cis-trans isomerase gives MKSRMLKRLSSLALVAVTATSLVACNSKIKVSFDCNAEDYVTLGQYKGIEVTVDTTAIRDSLVNEKVQNDLDEVTEYSGVSRGAQDDDQLTLSFTGTIGGNSVDGFSSDSYTLVLGKDSFVIPGFTDALYNMKAGEQKIITLTIPEGIKDAEDYANKRIVYEIKMEKVEQPIVPMITDAYAKENFGYDTVAEYREALANDMKDTIDENIQNAKKQAVLEKLQDNAEVKGYPEDIVNSKSEDLERSIKFYSTMYGMSVDEYCQDRYGISFDEYVKRSVTQELIMQLIAQKEDLSVTEYEYKGNLASFAKDNGYSDEEKFVNDFGKDKIVKNMLLQKAVDVVMGSAVINEK, from the coding sequence ATGAAAAGTAGAATGTTAAAGAGACTGTCATCATTAGCTCTTGTAGCCGTTACGGCTACAAGCCTTGTGGCATGTAACAGTAAGATAAAAGTATCTTTTGACTGTAATGCGGAAGATTATGTTACACTCGGCCAATATAAGGGAATAGAGGTTACTGTAGATACAACAGCAATCAGGGATTCGCTTGTTAACGAGAAAGTACAGAATGATCTTGATGAGGTTACGGAATACAGCGGGGTAAGCAGAGGTGCCCAGGATGATGATCAGTTAACACTTTCATTTACCGGAACAATCGGGGGGAATTCCGTGGATGGATTCAGCAGCGATTCTTACACACTTGTACTTGGTAAGGATAGCTTTGTAATTCCGGGCTTCACTGATGCATTATATAATATGAAAGCCGGGGAGCAGAAGATAATCACACTTACTATACCGGAAGGAATAAAGGATGCAGAAGACTATGCCAATAAGCGTATCGTGTATGAGATTAAGATGGAGAAGGTTGAACAGCCTATAGTGCCTATGATTACCGATGCGTATGCAAAAGAGAATTTTGGATACGATACTGTAGCGGAATACAGGGAAGCACTTGCCAATGACATGAAGGATACAATTGATGAGAATATCCAGAATGCAAAGAAACAGGCAGTACTTGAAAAGCTGCAGGATAATGCAGAAGTTAAAGGATATCCTGAAGATATCGTTAATTCCAAGTCGGAAGATCTTGAAAGATCGATAAAGTTCTACTCGACAATGTATGGAATGAGTGTTGATGAGTATTGTCAGGACAGATACGGAATCTCATTTGATGAATACGTTAAAAGGTCAGTTACGCAGGAGCTTATTATGCAGCTTATAGCGCAGAAAGAAGATCTGAGCGTAACGGAATATGAGTACAAGGGCAATCTTGCTTCATTTGCCAAGGATAACGGATACTCAGACGAAGAGAAGTTCGTTAATGATTTTGGCAAGGATAAGATAGTTAAAAATATGCTTCTTCAGAAAGCAGTTGATGTTGTTATGGGCAGTGCTGTTATTAATGAGAAGTAA
- the rplT gene encoding 50S ribosomal protein L20 yields the protein MARIKGGLNAKKKHNRVLKLAKGYRGARSKQYRVAKQSVMRALTSSYAGRKERKRQFRRLWIARINAAARMNGLSYSKFMYGLKLANVDLNRKVLSEMAINDAEGFAKLAEVAKSKLAA from the coding sequence ATGGCAAGAATTAAAGGCGGTTTAAACGCAAAGAAGAAGCATAACAGAGTTTTAAAGCTGGCAAAGGGTTACAGAGGAGCCAGATCTAAGCAGTACAGAGTTGCTAAGCAGTCTGTAATGAGAGCACTTACATCATCATACGCTGGCAGAAAAGAGAGAAAGAGACAGTTCAGAAGACTGTGGATCGCAAGAATCAATGCAGCTGCAAGAATGAACGGACTTTCATACAGCAAGTTCATGTATGGCCTTAAGCTCGCTAATGTAGACCTTAACAGAAAGGTTCTTTCAGAGATGGCAATCAACGATGCAGAAGGTTTTGCAAAGCTCGCAGAGGTTGCAAAGTCAAAGCTTGCTGCTTAA
- the rpmI gene encoding 50S ribosomal protein L35 produces MPKVKTKRAAAKRFKKTGTGELKRMKAYKSHILTKKTTKRKRNLRHSTLTDATNVKTMKKILPYL; encoded by the coding sequence ATGCCAAAGGTAAAGACAAAAAGAGCTGCAGCTAAGCGCTTTAAGAAGACTGGAACAGGTGAACTTAAGAGAATGAAGGCATATAAGAGCCACATTCTTACTAAGAAGACAACAAAGAGAAAGAGAAACTTAAGACACTCTACTCTTACTGATGCAACTAATGTAAAGACAATGAAGAAGATTTTACCATATCTGTAA
- the infC gene encoding translation initiation factor IF-3, with protein sequence MINEQIRDKEVRVLGENGELVGIMSPKDALKIAKEQGVDLVKFVPNANPPVCKLVNYSKFKYEQAKREKEAKKKQKVVEIKEVRLSPNIDANDLNTKISAARKFLEKGNRVKVTLRFRGREMAHVEASKHILIEFAQKLEDVAVVEKLPKLEGRSMTMFLTEKR encoded by the coding sequence ATGATTAACGAACAGATCAGGGACAAAGAAGTACGTGTTCTTGGTGAGAACGGTGAACTTGTAGGAATTATGTCACCTAAGGATGCATTGAAGATTGCAAAGGAGCAGGGCGTAGACCTTGTTAAGTTCGTGCCGAATGCTAATCCGCCTGTATGTAAGCTTGTTAATTACAGCAAGTTCAAGTATGAGCAGGCTAAGAGAGAGAAGGAAGCAAAGAAGAAGCAGAAGGTCGTAGAGATTAAGGAAGTAAGACTTTCACCTAATATTGATGCTAACGATCTCAATACTAAGATCAGTGCAGCCAGAAAGTTCCTTGAGAAGGGCAACAGAGTTAAGGTTACCTTAAGATTCAGAGGACGTGAGATGGCTCATGTAGAGGCAAGCAAGCATATACTTATCGAGTTTGCACAGAAGCTTGAAGATGTCGCTGTTGTAGAGAAGCTTCCTAAGTTAGAAGGAAGAAGCATGACGATGTTTTTAACTGAAAAACGTTAA